One stretch of Hemibagrus wyckioides isolate EC202008001 linkage group LG01, SWU_Hwy_1.0, whole genome shotgun sequence DNA includes these proteins:
- the cnn3a gene encoding calponin-3a, whose amino-acid sequence MTQFNKGPAYGLSAEVKSKIAQKYDMQKEEELRYWIEEVTGMPIGDNFQKGLKDGVILCELINKLQPGSIKKINHSQLNWHKLENLGNFIKAILTYGMKPSDIFEANDLFENGNMTQVQTTLLALASMAKTKGLDTKVDIGVKYSDKQERHFDDDKMKAGQCVIGLQMGTNKCASQAGMTAYGTRRHLYDPKTQTDKPYDQTTISLQMGTNKGASQAGMSAPGTRRDIFDQKVAVQPLDNSTISLQMGTNKVASQKGMSVYGLGRQVYDPKYCAPATEPIIHANGSQGTGTNGSEISDSDYQAEYQEEEYQGSYHDEYSGHYNDQGIDY is encoded by the exons ATGACTCAGTTCAACAAGGGACCAGCCTACGGATTATCTGCAGAAGTTAAAAGCAAG ATTGCACAAAAATATGACATGCAAAAAGAAGAGGAGCTCCGTTACTGGATCGAAGAGGTGACTGGCATGCCCATTGGAGACAACTTTCAGAAGGGCCTGAAAGATGGTGTCATTCTGTGCGA GTTAATAAACAAGCTGCAGCCAGGATCCATAAAGAAAATCAACCACTCGCAGTTGAACTGGCACAAG CTGGAGAACCTTGGGAATTTCATCAAAGCCATCCTAACCTATGGCATGAAGCCCAGTGACATCTTTGAAGCCAATGACCTCTTTGAAAATGGGAACATGACTCAAGTACAGACCACACTGCTCGCCCTTGCTAGTATG GCGAAAACTAAAGGCCTTGATACGAAGGTTGACATTGGAGTGAAATACTCAGATAAGCAGGAAAGGCATTTTGATGATGATAAGATGAAGGCTGGCCAGTGTGTTATTGGACTTCAG ATGGGGACTAACAAATGTGCAAGCCAGGCCGGCATGACTGCTTATGGCACACGGAGACATCTTTATGACCCAAAGACTCAAACAGACAAGCCTTATGACCAGACTACCATCAGCCTGCAGATGGGCACTAACAAAGGAGCTAGCCAG GCTGGCATGTCTGCCCCGGGCACCAGAAGAGACATatttgatcagaaggttgctgTGCAACCTCTGGACAACTCTACCATCTCCCTGCAGATGGGCACCAACAAGGTGGCATCTCAGAAGGGCATGAGCGTGTATGGGTTGGGCAGGCAGGTCTACGACCCCAAATACTGTGCCCCGGCCACAGAGCCTATCATCCATGCCAACGGCAGCCAAGGCACAGGGACGAACGGATCGGAGATCAGTGATAGTGACTATCAGGCAGAATACCAAGAGGAGGAGTACCAGGGCAGTTACCATGATGAGTACAGTGGCCACTACAATGACCAGGGTATCGACTACTAG